One window of the Prinia subflava isolate CZ2003 ecotype Zambia chromosome 1, Cam_Psub_1.2, whole genome shotgun sequence genome contains the following:
- the GCNT2 gene encoding LOW QUALITY PROTEIN: N-acetyllactosaminide beta-1,6-N-acetylglucosaminyl-transferase (The sequence of the model RefSeq protein was modified relative to this genomic sequence to represent the inferred CDS: inserted 5 bases in 4 codons; deleted 4 bases in 3 codons; substituted 2 bases at 2 genomic stop codons), whose translation MRPPAGSKHSHQNKLLVASDIVLQERLLLRSNELLFCATLRYCLSAVLRHSVSLPFVFYTVNLQAQKXLRRLNFXASLILAEACKALIEDEVSFXRKTPFREPNCTEQVTQNQHIACALTAXEATRTLAYIMALQKEFETFKLVFRELLVLQNVCPVHVGVIQGAISLPAGCCFLSASLISWAKGVAQGSISHLWRDHICCMRDLLALAVPWCYVLSTCGQDLSLKNNREIIQLLQGLRGKNTTPRVLPPPHVTTCTKYMHREQFYSSFSFMLWTFVCKTPLPQSLTICFGSAYVAITXAFVGFMLQEQHVLYLLGWXQDTNSPEGHSWVMPCRIPGAYAHTHAEA comes from the exons ATGCGTCCTCCAGCAGGAAGCAAACACAGCCATCAAAACAAGCTGTTGGTGGCATCTGATATTGTATTGCAAGAGAGACTTCTTCTGAGGAGCAATGAATTGCTCTTCTGTGCAACACTCAGATATTGCCTTTCTGCTGTTCTGAGGCACAGTGTTTCACTCCCATTTGTTTTCTACACTGTTAATTTGCAAGCACAAA CCCTTAGAAGGCTGAACTTCTGAGCGAGTTTGATTTTAGCAGAAGCCTGTAAAGCACTTATTGAAGATGAGGTCTCCTTCTGAAGGAAAACACCATTCAGAGAACCTAACTGCACAGAGCAGGTCACACAGAACCAGCACATCGCCTGCGCCCTCACAGC TGAGGCCACCCGCACCCTCGCTTACATCATGGCACTGCAGAAAGAGTTTGAGACCTTCAAGCTTGTCTTCAGGGAGCTGCTCGTGCTCCAGAATGTCTGCCCTGTTCATGTGGGTGTCATTCAAGGAGCCATTTCACTTCCAGCAGGC TGTTGCTTCCTCAGCGCCTCTCTCATTTCCTGGGCCAAGGGGGTGGCCCAGGGCAGCATCTCCCACCTGTGGAGGGATCACATCTGCTGTATGAGGGACCTGCTC GCCTTGGCCGTGCCCTGGTGCTACGTACTCAGCACCTGTGGTCAGGATCTCTCCTTGAAGAACAACAGGGAGAtcatccagctgctgcagggcctcAGGGGCAAGAACACCACACCCAGGGTGCTGCCACCTCCCCACGTCACCACCTGCACCAAATACATGCACAGGGAGCAATTTtactcctccttttctttcatgCTGTGGACATTTGTGTGCAAGACGCCCCTG CCACAAAGCCTGACCATCTGTTTTGGCTCTGCCTACGTGGCCATCA TGGCCTTTGTGGGGTTcatgctgcaggaacagcatgTTCTCTATCTGCTGGGGT CCCAGGACACCAACAGCCCTGAGGGGCACTCCTGGGTGATGCCCTGCAGGATCCCAG GTGCATATGCACATACACACGCAGAAGCATAA
- the LOC134553131 gene encoding transmembrane protein 14C-like, whose protein sequence is MEYDWLGFGYAALVAAGGVAGYAKAGSVPSLAAGLLFGGLAGLGAYQQSKDPKNVWLSLVASGTLSTVMGMRFYNSKKVMPGIIAGASLLMVGRLGLQMMEKTY, encoded by the exons ATGGAGTACGACTGGCTGGGCTTCGGCTACGCGGCGCTGGTGGCGGCGGGCGGTGTCGCGGGCTACGCCAAGGCAG GCAGCGTCCCTTCTCTAGCGGCCGGCCTTCTGTTTGGCGGCTTAGCGGGACTAGGCGCTTACCAGCAGTCCAAAGATCCAAAGAATGTGTGGCTTTCCCTCG TGGCTTCTGGCACCTTGTCTACTGTTATGGGAATGAGATTTTACAACTCCAAAAAGGTGATGCCTGGGATAATTGCTGGTGCCAG TTTACTGATGGTTGGACGGCTTGGATTGCAGATGATGGAAAAAACCTATTAA